From the genome of Papaver somniferum cultivar HN1 chromosome 2, ASM357369v1, whole genome shotgun sequence, one region includes:
- the LOC113353131 gene encoding transcription factor bHLH18-like isoform X1 has protein sequence MDTSSVPSIHWLPELAYMEDPDFMNQFFDEYKDQNVESVLDGNFYSFSSDSCNSSIIDLENNINSYFDGKTGIHQPVKSLKTESSNSSTTTENLWTTTPDASPAGSPPPSSRIISFGCSGNPSVLDLYGGTNNSPVDGIMKPKDEYLLPRNMKQQQNYVKKAGKGTKRPNPDTDTNSPSYDHIMAERRRREKLSQRFIALSALVPNLTKLDKASVLGDAIKYLKQLEEKVKILEEQTTKKTVESVVFVNKRSRVTADDDITSSYFDDQYVNSRPEVEVKVSNKNVLIRIHCEKHKGSLVKILAEIEKYHLTVVNSNVMVFGDSALDITIHAKLDEKFCMEIKDFVRNLRSEFLRFMQD, from the exons ATGGACACATCCTCAGTACCCTCAATCCATTGGTTACCTGAACTG GCATACATGGAGGATCCAGATTTCATGAATCAATTTTTTGATGAATATAAAGATCAAAATGTGGAGTCTGTCCTTGATGGAAACTTCTATTCTTTCAGCTCTGATAGTTGTAACTCATCTATTATTGATCTCGAAAATAACATCaactcatattttgatggaaaaacCGGCATACACCAACCGGTAAAAAGCCTCAAGACCGAGAGTTCTAATTCTTCCACCACAACCGAAAACTTGTGGACTACTACACCCGACGCTTCGCCTGCAGGCTCTCCACCTCCTTCGTCAAGAATCATTTCTTTTGGTTGTTCCGGTAATCCATCAGTACTTGATCTATATGGGGGTACCAATAATAGCCCAGTTGATGGTATTATGAAACCCAAGGATGAGTACTTGTTACCGAGAAATATGAAGCAGCAGCAAAACTATGTAAAGAAAGCCGGGAAAGGTACAAAGAGGCCTAATCCGGATACAGATACTAACTCGCCTTCTTATGATCACATCATGGCTGAGAGAAGGCGAAGAGAGAAGCTCAGTCAGCGATTTATTGCTCTTTCGGCTCTTGTTCCCAACCTAACAAAG CTGGATAAGGCTTCTGTTCTAGGAGATGCTATAAagtacttgaaacaattagaaGAAAAGGTTAAGATACTCGAGGAACAAACAACAAAGAAAACAGTGGAATCAGTAGTCTTTGTGAATAAGAGATCTCGGGTCACTGCCGATGATGACATCACTTCTTCTTACTTCGACGACCAATATGTTAATTCCCGTCCTGAAGTAGAAGTAAAAGTTTCTAATAAGAATGTTTTGATAAGAATTCACTGTGAAAAACACAAAGGCAGTCTTGTTAAGATACTGGCAGAGATTGAGAAATACCACCTAACTGTTGTTAATTCAAACGTCATGGTATTTGGTGATTCCGCTTTGGATATAACAATTCATGCTAAG TTAGACGAGAAGTTTTGCATGGAAATTAAGGATTTTGTGAGGAATCTACGGTCAGAGTTTCTTCGGTTCATGCAAGATTAA
- the LOC113353131 gene encoding transcription factor bHLH18-like isoform X2 produces the protein MDTSSVPSIHWLPELAYMEDPDFMNQFFDEYKDQNVESVLDGNFYSFSSDSCNSSIIDLENNINSYFDGKTGIHQPVKSLKTESSNSSTTTENLWTTTPDASPAGSPPPSSRIISFGCSGNPSVLDLYGGTNNSPVDGIMKPKDEYLLPRNMKQQQNYVKKAGKGTKRPNPDTDTNSPSYDHIMAERRRREKLSQRFIALSALVPNLTKLDKASVLGDAIKYLKQLEEKVKILEEQTTKKTVESVVFVNKRSRVTADDDITSSYFDDQYVNSRPEVEVKVSNKNVLIRIHCEKHKGSLVKILAEIEKYHLTVVNSNVMVFGDSALDITIHAKTRSFAWKLRIL, from the exons ATGGACACATCCTCAGTACCCTCAATCCATTGGTTACCTGAACTG GCATACATGGAGGATCCAGATTTCATGAATCAATTTTTTGATGAATATAAAGATCAAAATGTGGAGTCTGTCCTTGATGGAAACTTCTATTCTTTCAGCTCTGATAGTTGTAACTCATCTATTATTGATCTCGAAAATAACATCaactcatattttgatggaaaaacCGGCATACACCAACCGGTAAAAAGCCTCAAGACCGAGAGTTCTAATTCTTCCACCACAACCGAAAACTTGTGGACTACTACACCCGACGCTTCGCCTGCAGGCTCTCCACCTCCTTCGTCAAGAATCATTTCTTTTGGTTGTTCCGGTAATCCATCAGTACTTGATCTATATGGGGGTACCAATAATAGCCCAGTTGATGGTATTATGAAACCCAAGGATGAGTACTTGTTACCGAGAAATATGAAGCAGCAGCAAAACTATGTAAAGAAAGCCGGGAAAGGTACAAAGAGGCCTAATCCGGATACAGATACTAACTCGCCTTCTTATGATCACATCATGGCTGAGAGAAGGCGAAGAGAGAAGCTCAGTCAGCGATTTATTGCTCTTTCGGCTCTTGTTCCCAACCTAACAAAG CTGGATAAGGCTTCTGTTCTAGGAGATGCTATAAagtacttgaaacaattagaaGAAAAGGTTAAGATACTCGAGGAACAAACAACAAAGAAAACAGTGGAATCAGTAGTCTTTGTGAATAAGAGATCTCGGGTCACTGCCGATGATGACATCACTTCTTCTTACTTCGACGACCAATATGTTAATTCCCGTCCTGAAGTAGAAGTAAAAGTTTCTAATAAGAATGTTTTGATAAGAATTCACTGTGAAAAACACAAAGGCAGTCTTGTTAAGATACTGGCAGAGATTGAGAAATACCACCTAACTGTTGTTAATTCAAACGTCATGGTATTTGGTGATTCCGCTTTGGATATAACAATTCATGCTAAG ACGAGAAGTTTTGCATGGAAATTAAGGATTTTGTGA